One part of the Gadus macrocephalus chromosome 8, ASM3116895v1 genome encodes these proteins:
- the LOC132462965 gene encoding collagen alpha-1(III) chain-like isoform X6 encodes MVMGPSRADSVPYDGNITVKAATRSGESPGVYTRDLAIAAPVCFTGGVVLTLMVVLIYQRVSRRRREKKARKEREKVQEAEGGRAEEQDSSAWGRRRELAPPGDRRPPWDGGPGALDPSRAVGGGGHLKCPHCRGAGPGAGDPRAEGLGAGDPRAGGQGAGDPWAGGLGAREPRGGGLGEGGNQTRSEQGGAGGRSGMLPHRGALIPNVVANGGPGHPPPRDRAPRGILRPHPTGQCPVQSRTHGDLSGRGSIHYRSEGSGDHYRSEGSGDHYSSGGSGDHYRSGGSGDHYKSGGSGDPDHYRSEGSRDHYRSEGSGDHYRSEGSGDHYSSGGSGDHYRSGGSGDHYRSGPAPQARGFLSRLICDHCNQTSGARADDVSSSQEGLSLGPSERPALPKSRPRARGARDLSPRDRRGRRNVTFYLERPLEPRRSGDKTRKRGEGGKREGRQRTRGHSSRLLKVNLNLSPVRRNKVHPGKSSEKRSSRGEGRGPEGRKENASEGEGDQGGGRKEKKNETKISKNKKVVEEKKTSSEEKPSQQSSELDQKDSVGTTDQSEASRAPEGLTPSNELGQDLQLGPPPCPPPAPASVSLTPSTARPAARPSLRAHLPPAPTLLHRHANSSLAAHVASPGLRGLTPYRAAPAGAQGLALHRGLRHSASAASLLASPGRSRPLLGRAASTPSLYTGPPADPAPSTQPLSPPQLPPESLPPAPRPPAESLPPAPRPPAESLPLAPRPPADPPKGPGLQAGQDPPAQGSVAGRGGAGPLGEAGGGDGDPPGPHWLVAGGPVVASHSAGGARRGALTAAGGAEGSVTSVPVEGAEEGVVSSPGGVVSSPRGVATAGSQALLQQEYLSEDGGSSPKRKLKLVLPEKSSSRPPTALERKIR; translated from the exons GCGGTGTGGTACTGACCCTTATGGTGGTTTTGATCTACCAGCGAGTGTcccggaggaggagagagaagaaggcgaggaaggagcgagagaaggtgcaggaggcggagggagggagagcggagGAGCAGGACTCCAGCGCCtgggggaggcggagggagcTGGCCCCTCCAGGAGACCGCAGGCCGCCCTGGGACGGCGGGCCGGGCGCTCTGGACCCATCGAGAGCCGTGGGCGGCGGCGGACATCTGAAGTGTCCTCACTGcagaggggcggggccgggggccggggaCCCCCGGGCTGAGGGTCTGGGGGCCGGGGACCCCCGGGCTGGGGGTCAGGGGGCCGGGGACCCCTgggctgggggtctgggggcccgTGAACCCCGGGGTGGGGgcctcggggagggggggaaccaGACGAGGAGCGAGCAGGGAGGCGCGGGGGGGAGGTCCGGGATGCTGCCCCACAGGGGGGCGCTGATCCCCAACGTGGTGGCCAACGGCGGCcccggtcaccccccccccagagacagAGCCCCCCGGGGCATCCTGAGACCCCACCCCACGGGACAGTGCCCGGTTCAGTCCAGGACCCATGGAGACCTGTCAGGACGAGGCTCAATCCACTACAG GTCTGAGGGGTCAGGAGACCACTACAGGTCTGAGGGGTCAGGAGACCACTACAGTTCTGGGGGGTCAGGAGACCACTACAGGTCTGGGGGGTCAGGAGACCACTACAAGTCTGGGGGGTCAGGAGACCCAGACCACTACAGGTCTGAGGGGTCAAGAGACCACTACAGGTCTGAGGGGTCAGGAGACCACTACAGGTCTGAGGGGTCAGGAGACCACTACAGTTCTGGGGGGTCAGGAGACCACTACAGGTCTGGGGGGTCAGGAGACCACTACAGGTCTGGCCCAGCCCCTCAGGCCAGAGGTTTTCTGTCCAGGCTAATCTGTGACCACTGCAATCAAACATCTGGGGCCAGAGCAGACGATGTGAGCAGCAGCCAGGAGGGGCTCTCCCTGGGCCCCTCAGAGCGCCCGGCCCTGCCCAAGTCCCGCCCCAGGGCCCGGGGGGCCAGGGACCTCAGCCCcagagacaggagagggaggaggaacgtTACCTTCTACCTCGAAAGACCCCTGGAGCCCAGGAGGTCTGGAGACAAGACGAGGAAGAGAggcgagggagggaagagagagggacgaCAGAGGACCAGAGGTCATTCCAGCAGGCTGCTGAAGGTCAACCTCAACCTGAGTCCGGTCCGGAGGAACAAAGTCCACCCCGGGAAGTCCTCGGAGAAGAGGAGCTCCAGGGGGGAGGGCCGGGGCccagaggggaggaaggagaatgcatcggagggagaaggagatcaAGGAGGAGGCCGCAAAGAAAAGAAGAATGAAACAAAGATCTCCAAAAACAAGAAGGTAGTGGAGGAGAAAAAGACCTCCTCTGAAGAGAAACCCTCCCAACAAAGCTCAGAACTAGACCAAAAGGATTCTGTAGGGACCACGGACCAATCAGAAGCCAGCAGAGCTCCTGAGGGCCTGACACCCTCCAACGAACTGGGACAAGACCTGCAGCTGGGCCCGCCTCCATGtcctccccccgccccggccAGCGTCTCTCTGACCCCCAGCACAGCCCGCCCTGCAGCACGCCCCTCCCTGCGCGCCCacctgcccccggcccccacccTGCTACACCGTCACGCCAACAGTAGCCTGGCTGCTCACGTAGCGTCCCCGGGTCTCCGTGGTCTGACCCCCTACAGGGCCGCTCCTGCCGGCGCCCAGGGCCTGGCTCTCCACAGAGGCTTACGACACAGCGCTTCGGCCGCCTCCCTGCTAGCCAGCCCTGGACGGAGCCGACCTCTGCTGGGCCGGGCCGCCAGCACCCCCTCCCTCTACACCGGGCCGCCTGCAGacccagcacccagcacccagccTCTGTCCCCGCCTCAGCTGCCTCCTGAGAGCCTCCCTccggcccccagaccccccgctGAGAGCCTCCCTccggcccccagaccccccgctGAGAGCCTCCCTctggcccccagaccccccgctGACCCACCCAAGGGCCCAGGCCTCCAGGCTGGGCAGGACCCCCCGGCCCAGGGGTCTGTGGCTGGGCGTGGTGGAGCAGGGCCTCTGGGAGAggctggagggggagatggagaccCCCCAGGGCCCCATTGGTTGGTGGCTGGAGGCCCAGTAGTGGCCAGCCACTCCGCAGGCGGGGCTCGCCGAGGGGCCCTGACTGCTGCAGGGGGTGCCGAAGGGAGTGTGACCTCGGTACCAGTTGAGGGTGCAGAAGAGGGTGTGGTGTCCTCGCCAGGGGGCGTGGTTTCATCTCCAAGGGGCGTGGCCACCGCCGGGTCTCAGGCCCTGCTGCAGCAGGAGTACCTGTCAGAAGACGGAGGCTCCTCCCCCAAAAGGAAGTTGAAGCTGGTCCTTCCTGAGAAGTCCTCCAGCAGACCTCCCACGGCTCTGGAGAGGAAGATACGATAG
- the LOC132462965 gene encoding collagen alpha-1(III) chain-like isoform X4 — MVMGPSRADSVPYDGNITVKAATRSGESPGVYTRDLAIAAPVCFTGGVVLTLMVVLIYQRVSRRRREKKARKEREKVQEAEGGRAEEQDSSAWGRRRELAPPGDRRPPWDGGPGALDPSRAVGGGGHLKCPHCRGAGPGAGDPRAEGLGAGDPRAGGQGAGDPWAGGLGAREPRGGGLGEGGNQTRSEQGGAGGRSGMLPHRGALIPNVVANGGPGHPPPRDRAPRGILRPHPTGQCPVQSRTHGDLSGRGSIHYRSGGSGDHYKSEGSGDHYRSEGSGDHYSSGGSGDHYRSGGSGDHYKSGGSGDPDHYRSEGSRDHYRSEGSGDHYRSEGSGDHYSSGGSGDHYRSGGSGDHYRSGPAPQARGFLSRLICDHCNQTSGARADDVSSSQEGLSLGPSERPALPKSRPRARGARDLSPRDRRGRRNVTFYLERPLEPRRSGDKTRKRGEGGKREGRQRTRGHSSRLLKVNLNLSPVRRNKVHPGKSSEKRSSRGEGRGPEGRKENASEGEGDQGGGRKEKKNETKISKNKKVVEEKKTSSEEKPSQQSSELDQKDSVGTTDQSEASRAPEGLTPSNELGQDLQLGPPPCPPPAPASVSLTPSTARPAARPSLRAHLPPAPTLLHRHANSSLAAHVASPGLRGLTPYRAAPAGAQGLALHRGLRHSASAASLLASPGRSRPLLGRAASTPSLYTGPPADPAPSTQPLSPPQLPPESLPPAPRPPAESLPPAPRPPAESLPLAPRPPADPPKGPGLQAGQDPPAQGSVAGRGGAGPLGEAGGGDGDPPGPHWLVAGGPVVASHSAGGARRGALTAAGGAEGSVTSVPVEGAEEGVVSSPGGVVSSPRGVATAGSQALLQQEYLSEDGGSSPKRKLKLVLPEKSSSRPPTALERKIR; from the exons GCGGTGTGGTACTGACCCTTATGGTGGTTTTGATCTACCAGCGAGTGTcccggaggaggagagagaagaaggcgaggaaggagcgagagaaggtgcaggaggcggagggagggagagcggagGAGCAGGACTCCAGCGCCtgggggaggcggagggagcTGGCCCCTCCAGGAGACCGCAGGCCGCCCTGGGACGGCGGGCCGGGCGCTCTGGACCCATCGAGAGCCGTGGGCGGCGGCGGACATCTGAAGTGTCCTCACTGcagaggggcggggccgggggccggggaCCCCCGGGCTGAGGGTCTGGGGGCCGGGGACCCCCGGGCTGGGGGTCAGGGGGCCGGGGACCCCTgggctgggggtctgggggcccgTGAACCCCGGGGTGGGGgcctcggggagggggggaaccaGACGAGGAGCGAGCAGGGAGGCGCGGGGGGGAGGTCCGGGATGCTGCCCCACAGGGGGGCGCTGATCCCCAACGTGGTGGCCAACGGCGGCcccggtcaccccccccccagagacagAGCCCCCCGGGGCATCCTGAGACCCCACCCCACGGGACAGTGCCCGGTTCAGTCCAGGACCCATGGAGACCTGTCAGGACGAGGCTCAATCCACTACAG GTCTGGGGGGTCAGGAGACCACTACAA GTCTGAGGGGTCAGGAGACCACTACAGGTCTGAGGGGTCAGGAGACCACTACAGTTCTGGGGGGTCAGGAGACCACTACAGGTCTGGGGGGTCAGGAGACCACTACAAGTCTGGGGGGTCAGGAGACCCAGACCACTACAGGTCTGAGGGGTCAAGAGACCACTACAGGTCTGAGGGGTCAGGAGACCACTACAGGTCTGAGGGGTCAGGAGACCACTACAGTTCTGGGGGGTCAGGAGACCACTACAGGTCTGGGGGGTCAGGAGACCACTACAGGTCTGGCCCAGCCCCTCAGGCCAGAGGTTTTCTGTCCAGGCTAATCTGTGACCACTGCAATCAAACATCTGGGGCCAGAGCAGACGATGTGAGCAGCAGCCAGGAGGGGCTCTCCCTGGGCCCCTCAGAGCGCCCGGCCCTGCCCAAGTCCCGCCCCAGGGCCCGGGGGGCCAGGGACCTCAGCCCcagagacaggagagggaggaggaacgtTACCTTCTACCTCGAAAGACCCCTGGAGCCCAGGAGGTCTGGAGACAAGACGAGGAAGAGAggcgagggagggaagagagagggacgaCAGAGGACCAGAGGTCATTCCAGCAGGCTGCTGAAGGTCAACCTCAACCTGAGTCCGGTCCGGAGGAACAAAGTCCACCCCGGGAAGTCCTCGGAGAAGAGGAGCTCCAGGGGGGAGGGCCGGGGCccagaggggaggaaggagaatgcatcggagggagaaggagatcaAGGAGGAGGCCGCAAAGAAAAGAAGAATGAAACAAAGATCTCCAAAAACAAGAAGGTAGTGGAGGAGAAAAAGACCTCCTCTGAAGAGAAACCCTCCCAACAAAGCTCAGAACTAGACCAAAAGGATTCTGTAGGGACCACGGACCAATCAGAAGCCAGCAGAGCTCCTGAGGGCCTGACACCCTCCAACGAACTGGGACAAGACCTGCAGCTGGGCCCGCCTCCATGtcctccccccgccccggccAGCGTCTCTCTGACCCCCAGCACAGCCCGCCCTGCAGCACGCCCCTCCCTGCGCGCCCacctgcccccggcccccacccTGCTACACCGTCACGCCAACAGTAGCCTGGCTGCTCACGTAGCGTCCCCGGGTCTCCGTGGTCTGACCCCCTACAGGGCCGCTCCTGCCGGCGCCCAGGGCCTGGCTCTCCACAGAGGCTTACGACACAGCGCTTCGGCCGCCTCCCTGCTAGCCAGCCCTGGACGGAGCCGACCTCTGCTGGGCCGGGCCGCCAGCACCCCCTCCCTCTACACCGGGCCGCCTGCAGacccagcacccagcacccagccTCTGTCCCCGCCTCAGCTGCCTCCTGAGAGCCTCCCTccggcccccagaccccccgctGAGAGCCTCCCTccggcccccagaccccccgctGAGAGCCTCCCTctggcccccagaccccccgctGACCCACCCAAGGGCCCAGGCCTCCAGGCTGGGCAGGACCCCCCGGCCCAGGGGTCTGTGGCTGGGCGTGGTGGAGCAGGGCCTCTGGGAGAggctggagggggagatggagaccCCCCAGGGCCCCATTGGTTGGTGGCTGGAGGCCCAGTAGTGGCCAGCCACTCCGCAGGCGGGGCTCGCCGAGGGGCCCTGACTGCTGCAGGGGGTGCCGAAGGGAGTGTGACCTCGGTACCAGTTGAGGGTGCAGAAGAGGGTGTGGTGTCCTCGCCAGGGGGCGTGGTTTCATCTCCAAGGGGCGTGGCCACCGCCGGGTCTCAGGCCCTGCTGCAGCAGGAGTACCTGTCAGAAGACGGAGGCTCCTCCCCCAAAAGGAAGTTGAAGCTGGTCCTTCCTGAGAAGTCCTCCAGCAGACCTCCCACGGCTCTGGAGAGGAAGATACGATAG
- the LOC132462965 gene encoding collagen alpha-1(III) chain-like isoform X3 → MVMGPSRADSVPYDGNITVKAATRSGESPGVYTRDLAIAAPVCFTGGVVLTLMVVLIYQRVSRRRREKKARKEREKVQEAEGGRAEEQDSSAWGRRRELAPPGDRRPPWDGGPGALDPSRAVGGGGHLKCPHCRGAGPGAGDPRAEGLGAGDPRAGGQGAGDPWAGGLGAREPRGGGLGEGGNQTRSEQGGAGGRSGMLPHRGALIPNVVANGGPGHPPPRDRAPRGILRPHPTGQCPVQSRTHGDLSGRGSIHYRSEGPGDPDHYRSGGSGDHYKSEGSGDHYRSEGSGDHYSSGGSGDHYRSGGSGDHYKSGGSGDPDHYRSEGSRDHYRSEGSGDHYRSEGSGDHYSSGGSGDHYRSGGSGDHYRSGPAPQARGFLSRLICDHCNQTSGARADDVSSSQEGLSLGPSERPALPKSRPRARGARDLSPRDRRGRRNVTFYLERPLEPRRSGDKTRKRGEGGKREGRQRTRGHSSRLLKVNLNLSPVRRNKVHPGKSSEKRSSRGEGRGPEGRKENASEGEGDQGGGRKEKKNETKISKNKKVVEEKKTSSEEKPSQQSSELDQKDSVGTTDQSEASRAPEGLTPSNELGQDLQLGPPPCPPPAPASVSLTPSTARPAARPSLRAHLPPAPTLLHRHANSSLAAHVASPGLRGLTPYRAAPAGAQGLALHRGLRHSASAASLLASPGRSRPLLGRAASTPSLYTGPPADPAPSTQPLSPPQLPPESLPPAPRPPAESLPPAPRPPAESLPLAPRPPADPPKGPGLQAGQDPPAQGSVAGRGGAGPLGEAGGGDGDPPGPHWLVAGGPVVASHSAGGARRGALTAAGGAEGSVTSVPVEGAEEGVVSSPGGVVSSPRGVATAGSQALLQQEYLSEDGGSSPKRKLKLVLPEKSSSRPPTALERKIR, encoded by the exons GCGGTGTGGTACTGACCCTTATGGTGGTTTTGATCTACCAGCGAGTGTcccggaggaggagagagaagaaggcgaggaaggagcgagagaaggtgcaggaggcggagggagggagagcggagGAGCAGGACTCCAGCGCCtgggggaggcggagggagcTGGCCCCTCCAGGAGACCGCAGGCCGCCCTGGGACGGCGGGCCGGGCGCTCTGGACCCATCGAGAGCCGTGGGCGGCGGCGGACATCTGAAGTGTCCTCACTGcagaggggcggggccgggggccggggaCCCCCGGGCTGAGGGTCTGGGGGCCGGGGACCCCCGGGCTGGGGGTCAGGGGGCCGGGGACCCCTgggctgggggtctgggggcccgTGAACCCCGGGGTGGGGgcctcggggagggggggaaccaGACGAGGAGCGAGCAGGGAGGCGCGGGGGGGAGGTCCGGGATGCTGCCCCACAGGGGGGCGCTGATCCCCAACGTGGTGGCCAACGGCGGCcccggtcaccccccccccagagacagAGCCCCCCGGGGCATCCTGAGACCCCACCCCACGGGACAGTGCCCGGTTCAGTCCAGGACCCATGGAGACCTGTCAGGACGAGGCTCAATCCACTACAGGTCTGAGGGGCCAGGAGACCCAGACCACTACAGGTCTGGGGGGTCAGGAGACCACTACAA GTCTGAGGGGTCAGGAGACCACTACAGGTCTGAGGGGTCAGGAGACCACTACAGTTCTGGGGGGTCAGGAGACCACTACAGGTCTGGGGGGTCAGGAGACCACTACAAGTCTGGGGGGTCAGGAGACCCAGACCACTACAGGTCTGAGGGGTCAAGAGACCACTACAGGTCTGAGGGGTCAGGAGACCACTACAGGTCTGAGGGGTCAGGAGACCACTACAGTTCTGGGGGGTCAGGAGACCACTACAGGTCTGGGGGGTCAGGAGACCACTACAGGTCTGGCCCAGCCCCTCAGGCCAGAGGTTTTCTGTCCAGGCTAATCTGTGACCACTGCAATCAAACATCTGGGGCCAGAGCAGACGATGTGAGCAGCAGCCAGGAGGGGCTCTCCCTGGGCCCCTCAGAGCGCCCGGCCCTGCCCAAGTCCCGCCCCAGGGCCCGGGGGGCCAGGGACCTCAGCCCcagagacaggagagggaggaggaacgtTACCTTCTACCTCGAAAGACCCCTGGAGCCCAGGAGGTCTGGAGACAAGACGAGGAAGAGAggcgagggagggaagagagagggacgaCAGAGGACCAGAGGTCATTCCAGCAGGCTGCTGAAGGTCAACCTCAACCTGAGTCCGGTCCGGAGGAACAAAGTCCACCCCGGGAAGTCCTCGGAGAAGAGGAGCTCCAGGGGGGAGGGCCGGGGCccagaggggaggaaggagaatgcatcggagggagaaggagatcaAGGAGGAGGCCGCAAAGAAAAGAAGAATGAAACAAAGATCTCCAAAAACAAGAAGGTAGTGGAGGAGAAAAAGACCTCCTCTGAAGAGAAACCCTCCCAACAAAGCTCAGAACTAGACCAAAAGGATTCTGTAGGGACCACGGACCAATCAGAAGCCAGCAGAGCTCCTGAGGGCCTGACACCCTCCAACGAACTGGGACAAGACCTGCAGCTGGGCCCGCCTCCATGtcctccccccgccccggccAGCGTCTCTCTGACCCCCAGCACAGCCCGCCCTGCAGCACGCCCCTCCCTGCGCGCCCacctgcccccggcccccacccTGCTACACCGTCACGCCAACAGTAGCCTGGCTGCTCACGTAGCGTCCCCGGGTCTCCGTGGTCTGACCCCCTACAGGGCCGCTCCTGCCGGCGCCCAGGGCCTGGCTCTCCACAGAGGCTTACGACACAGCGCTTCGGCCGCCTCCCTGCTAGCCAGCCCTGGACGGAGCCGACCTCTGCTGGGCCGGGCCGCCAGCACCCCCTCCCTCTACACCGGGCCGCCTGCAGacccagcacccagcacccagccTCTGTCCCCGCCTCAGCTGCCTCCTGAGAGCCTCCCTccggcccccagaccccccgctGAGAGCCTCCCTccggcccccagaccccccgctGAGAGCCTCCCTctggcccccagaccccccgctGACCCACCCAAGGGCCCAGGCCTCCAGGCTGGGCAGGACCCCCCGGCCCAGGGGTCTGTGGCTGGGCGTGGTGGAGCAGGGCCTCTGGGAGAggctggagggggagatggagaccCCCCAGGGCCCCATTGGTTGGTGGCTGGAGGCCCAGTAGTGGCCAGCCACTCCGCAGGCGGGGCTCGCCGAGGGGCCCTGACTGCTGCAGGGGGTGCCGAAGGGAGTGTGACCTCGGTACCAGTTGAGGGTGCAGAAGAGGGTGTGGTGTCCTCGCCAGGGGGCGTGGTTTCATCTCCAAGGGGCGTGGCCACCGCCGGGTCTCAGGCCCTGCTGCAGCAGGAGTACCTGTCAGAAGACGGAGGCTCCTCCCCCAAAAGGAAGTTGAAGCTGGTCCTTCCTGAGAAGTCCTCCAGCAGACCTCCCACGGCTCTGGAGAGGAAGATACGATAG
- the LOC132462965 gene encoding collagen alpha-1(III) chain-like isoform X2, whose translation MVMGPSRADSVPYDGNITVKAATRSGESPGVYTRDLAIAAPVCFTGGVVLTLMVVLIYQRVSRRRREKKARKEREKVQEAEGGRAEEQDSSAWGRRRELAPPGDRRPPWDGGPGALDPSRAVGGGGHLKCPHCRGAGPGAGDPRAEGLGAGDPRAGGQGAGDPWAGGLGAREPRGGGLGEGGNQTRSEQGGAGGRSGMLPHRGALIPNVVANGGPGHPPPRDRAPRGILRPHPTGQCPVQSRTHGDLSGRGSIHYRSGGSGDHYKSGGSGDPDHYRSEGSGDHYRSEGSGDHYSSGGSGDHYRSGGSGDHYKSGGSGDPDHYRSEGSRDHYRSEGSGDHYRSEGSGDHYSSGGSGDHYRSGGSGDHYRSGPAPQARGFLSRLICDHCNQTSGARADDVSSSQEGLSLGPSERPALPKSRPRARGARDLSPRDRRGRRNVTFYLERPLEPRRSGDKTRKRGEGGKREGRQRTRGHSSRLLKVNLNLSPVRRNKVHPGKSSEKRSSRGEGRGPEGRKENASEGEGDQGGGRKEKKNETKISKNKKVVEEKKTSSEEKPSQQSSELDQKDSVGTTDQSEASRAPEGLTPSNELGQDLQLGPPPCPPPAPASVSLTPSTARPAARPSLRAHLPPAPTLLHRHANSSLAAHVASPGLRGLTPYRAAPAGAQGLALHRGLRHSASAASLLASPGRSRPLLGRAASTPSLYTGPPADPAPSTQPLSPPQLPPESLPPAPRPPAESLPPAPRPPAESLPLAPRPPADPPKGPGLQAGQDPPAQGSVAGRGGAGPLGEAGGGDGDPPGPHWLVAGGPVVASHSAGGARRGALTAAGGAEGSVTSVPVEGAEEGVVSSPGGVVSSPRGVATAGSQALLQQEYLSEDGGSSPKRKLKLVLPEKSSSRPPTALERKIR comes from the exons GCGGTGTGGTACTGACCCTTATGGTGGTTTTGATCTACCAGCGAGTGTcccggaggaggagagagaagaaggcgaggaaggagcgagagaaggtgcaggaggcggagggagggagagcggagGAGCAGGACTCCAGCGCCtgggggaggcggagggagcTGGCCCCTCCAGGAGACCGCAGGCCGCCCTGGGACGGCGGGCCGGGCGCTCTGGACCCATCGAGAGCCGTGGGCGGCGGCGGACATCTGAAGTGTCCTCACTGcagaggggcggggccgggggccggggaCCCCCGGGCTGAGGGTCTGGGGGCCGGGGACCCCCGGGCTGGGGGTCAGGGGGCCGGGGACCCCTgggctgggggtctgggggcccgTGAACCCCGGGGTGGGGgcctcggggagggggggaaccaGACGAGGAGCGAGCAGGGAGGCGCGGGGGGGAGGTCCGGGATGCTGCCCCACAGGGGGGCGCTGATCCCCAACGTGGTGGCCAACGGCGGCcccggtcaccccccccccagagacagAGCCCCCCGGGGCATCCTGAGACCCCACCCCACGGGACAGTGCCCGGTTCAGTCCAGGACCCATGGAGACCTGTCAGGACGAGGCTCAATCCACTACAG GTCTGGGGGGTCAGGAGACCACTACAAGTCTGGGGGGTCAGGAGACCCAGACCACTACAGGTCTGAGGGGTCAGGAGACCACTACAGGTCTGAGGGGTCAGGAGACCACTACAGTTCTGGGGGGTCAGGAGACCACTACAGGTCTGGGGGGTCAGGAGACCACTACAAGTCTGGGGGGTCAGGAGACCCAGACCACTACAGGTCTGAGGGGTCAAGAGACCACTACAGGTCTGAGGGGTCAGGAGACCACTACAGGTCTGAGGGGTCAGGAGACCACTACAGTTCTGGGGGGTCAGGAGACCACTACAGGTCTGGGGGGTCAGGAGACCACTACAGGTCTGGCCCAGCCCCTCAGGCCAGAGGTTTTCTGTCCAGGCTAATCTGTGACCACTGCAATCAAACATCTGGGGCCAGAGCAGACGATGTGAGCAGCAGCCAGGAGGGGCTCTCCCTGGGCCCCTCAGAGCGCCCGGCCCTGCCCAAGTCCCGCCCCAGGGCCCGGGGGGCCAGGGACCTCAGCCCcagagacaggagagggaggaggaacgtTACCTTCTACCTCGAAAGACCCCTGGAGCCCAGGAGGTCTGGAGACAAGACGAGGAAGAGAggcgagggagggaagagagagggacgaCAGAGGACCAGAGGTCATTCCAGCAGGCTGCTGAAGGTCAACCTCAACCTGAGTCCGGTCCGGAGGAACAAAGTCCACCCCGGGAAGTCCTCGGAGAAGAGGAGCTCCAGGGGGGAGGGCCGGGGCccagaggggaggaaggagaatgcatcggagggagaaggagatcaAGGAGGAGGCCGCAAAGAAAAGAAGAATGAAACAAAGATCTCCAAAAACAAGAAGGTAGTGGAGGAGAAAAAGACCTCCTCTGAAGAGAAACCCTCCCAACAAAGCTCAGAACTAGACCAAAAGGATTCTGTAGGGACCACGGACCAATCAGAAGCCAGCAGAGCTCCTGAGGGCCTGACACCCTCCAACGAACTGGGACAAGACCTGCAGCTGGGCCCGCCTCCATGtcctccccccgccccggccAGCGTCTCTCTGACCCCCAGCACAGCCCGCCCTGCAGCACGCCCCTCCCTGCGCGCCCacctgcccccggcccccacccTGCTACACCGTCACGCCAACAGTAGCCTGGCTGCTCACGTAGCGTCCCCGGGTCTCCGTGGTCTGACCCCCTACAGGGCCGCTCCTGCCGGCGCCCAGGGCCTGGCTCTCCACAGAGGCTTACGACACAGCGCTTCGGCCGCCTCCCTGCTAGCCAGCCCTGGACGGAGCCGACCTCTGCTGGGCCGGGCCGCCAGCACCCCCTCCCTCTACACCGGGCCGCCTGCAGacccagcacccagcacccagccTCTGTCCCCGCCTCAGCTGCCTCCTGAGAGCCTCCCTccggcccccagaccccccgctGAGAGCCTCCCTccggcccccagaccccccgctGAGAGCCTCCCTctggcccccagaccccccgctGACCCACCCAAGGGCCCAGGCCTCCAGGCTGGGCAGGACCCCCCGGCCCAGGGGTCTGTGGCTGGGCGTGGTGGAGCAGGGCCTCTGGGAGAggctggagggggagatggagaccCCCCAGGGCCCCATTGGTTGGTGGCTGGAGGCCCAGTAGTGGCCAGCCACTCCGCAGGCGGGGCTCGCCGAGGGGCCCTGACTGCTGCAGGGGGTGCCGAAGGGAGTGTGACCTCGGTACCAGTTGAGGGTGCAGAAGAGGGTGTGGTGTCCTCGCCAGGGGGCGTGGTTTCATCTCCAAGGGGCGTGGCCACCGCCGGGTCTCAGGCCCTGCTGCAGCAGGAGTACCTGTCAGAAGACGGAGGCTCCTCCCCCAAAAGGAAGTTGAAGCTGGTCCTTCCTGAGAAGTCCTCCAGCAGACCTCCCACGGCTCTGGAGAGGAAGATACGATAG